One Plasmodium berghei ANKA genome assembly, chromosome: 13 genomic region harbors:
- a CDS encoding U3 small nucleolar RNA-associated protein 12, putative, giving the protein MVKSYDRYEFEDCFGIVNSRSSNCIFFNTNHILTGHDEEVSLWNIQEKEIKKKMTIPFVPPYYFFTYHVTYMCLSEKNKNILAVGYMNGSIRLFDIFQNKILSTFSGHTSAICKLKFNKGNYLCSCSKDTNIILWDIVNDKGMYKLEGHTNAVNDIEFLEIENSDVDNFINNNLLVSASKDGLIKLWDLNIQMCVQTIVDCEDEINCLVVNETNTRLIVACNNTLRIYKIDLFSNIKDKFTNSKIYISFLSVIKRSNNCKIVNMKICLLVEDNRGQKPEDIQLLMSQNEESIDDLINNEQTNGNNENSKDIEQEKKINILNNSLDNTNRICNRTSYSINGDNNGILICCSNLKKIEIYKINSIQNQKKSEKKKKKRYIAKLKKKKNDIINEQTKILKFKGKTSIDYINITQKLNQIEYELSIHNKYDIHTVKDEIKYVFHYTCKYKLQNIDIYKKRKTDTCAYLLVSYTTNSLNVFQINLFDILNNQDMFILKKDESQQGINSLSMANQTGEEKEDENDEEKEDENDEEKEDENDEEKEDENDEDENDDDENDEDENGEKNELTEKIVEKVIYDYSKCLKEICQINNGHSNSVDFINLSENNEYLISICKKCVKIWNLKNYQNIITLKLEGCTSAIFCEQDEYIIISNDVGEIMLYELKNIELKYIFKVHANKIITLCQNPKQKMNFLSVGMENYLKIFRLINENTSNNIEGKENDKSYLYNEKPFMNNKDEDSSSDDEKEKINSNKNTIRFKEIDYYNLTDKVSCAMYSPNGQYICIGYLNNLIEVLYSDTLKLHLTLYGHSLPITCMDISKDNKILASSSSDKFLFIWNLEYGSINKRLHINCDVLTKIKFFNETNNLISISSDGYIKMWDAIKFQCICTIDGRFGNLTSLIINLDDNFFITSGSHKSIRCWKRGDDLIFLEEEKEKELNLEIEKEATRNDLSYPSSIEKNVILNKATIKTIEVIKSSEKLIEYLDIVEEEITLLETYYKNLTEYQEAKIKNELPNFVEPPNKPNSRPELLNQNPYEFIVKLMCNIKNNILNEILISLPFAYAYKLLIYMKTYLMSFYFFQKIQENYNKYLVCGSFNFHVEYVINIILSIINIYRNQFLFDTNFRFLLYELHQLIIPNLKKNADICTFNQTTLNFLSNAIDDDEINDELNFDLNSKQKEDKFKHHKIEKQTQ; this is encoded by the exons atggtAAAGTCTTATGATAGATATGAATTCGAAGATTGTTTTGGGATTGTAAATTCCCGAAGTTCgaattgtattttttttaataccaACCATATATTAACTg GCCATGATGAAGAAGTAAGTTTGTGGAATATTcaagaaaaagaaataaaaaaaaaaatgacaatCCCATTTGTACCtccatattatttttttacatatcaTGTAACATATATGTGTTtaagtgaaaaaaataaaaatattttggcAGTTGGATATATGAATGGATCAATTAGattatttgatatttttcaaaataaaatattatcaacTTTTAGTGGACATACATCAGCTATttgtaaattaaaatttaacaaGGGGAACTATTTATGTTCATGTAGTAAagatacaaatataatattatggGATATAGTCAATGATAAAGGTATGTATAAATTAGAAGGACATACTAATGCTGTCAATGATATTGAATTTTtagaaatagaaaatagtGATGTagataattttataaataataatttattagttAGTGCATCTAAAGATGGATTAATTAAGTTATGGgatttaaatatacaaatgtGTGTTCAAACTATTGTTGATTGTGAAGATGAAATTAACTGTTTAGTAGTTAACGAAACTAATACTCGATTAATAGTAGCATGTAATAATACAttaagaatatataaaattgatttattttcaaatataaaagataaattcactaattcaaaaatatatattagtttTTTATCTGTAATTAAAAGATCaaataattgtaaaatagtaaatatgaaaatatgtttattagTTGAAGATAACCGTGGTCAAAAACCTGAAGATATACAGCTTCTTATGTCTCAAAATGAAGAATCGATAGATGATTTGATAAATAACGAACAAACTAATGGTAATAACGAAAATTCAAAAGATATAGaacaagaaaaaaaaattaacattCTAAATAATTCGCTAGACAATACAAATAGGATTTGCAACAGAACTAGCTATTCTATAAATGGGGATAATAATGGTATTCTTATTTGTTGTtctaatttaaaaaaaatagaaatatataaaataaattcaatacaaaatcaaaaaaaatcggaaaaaaaaaaaaaaaaaagatatatagcaaaattaaaaaaaaaaaaaaatgatattattaACGAGCAAACAAAGATATTAAAATTCAAAGGAAAAACAAGTATagattatattaatataactCAAAAGTTAAACCAAATTGAATATGAATTATCTattcataataaatatgatatcCATACTGTAAAAGatgaaattaaatatgTCTTTCATTATActtgtaaatataaattgcaaaatatagatatatataaaaagagGAAAACAGATACATGTGCTTATCTTTTGGTGTCATATACAACTAATAGTTTGAATGTATTTCAAATTAACCTCTTTgacattttaaataatcaaGATATGTTTATTCTGAAGAAGGATGAAAGTCAACAAGGCATCAATTCCCTATCAATGGCCAACCAAACTGGCGAGGAAAAAGAggatgaaaatgatgagGAAAAAGAggatgaaaatgatgagGAAAAAGAggatgaaaatgatgagGAAAAAGAggatgaaaatgatgaagatgaaaatgatgacgatgaaaatgatgaagatGAAAATGGTGAGAAAAATGAGTTAACAGAAAAAATAGTGGAAAAAGTAATATATGACTATTCTAAGTGTCTTAAAGAAATATGCCAAATTAACAATGGGCATAGCAATTCTGttgattttattaatttatcagAAAACaatgaatatttaatttcGATATGTAAAAAGTGTGTGAAAATATGgaatttaaaaaactatcaaaatataataacacTAAAATTAGAAGGATGCACAAGCGCTATTTTTTGTGAGCAagatgaatatataataataagcAATGATGTTGGTGAAATAATGCTATATGAgttgaaaaatatagaattaaaatatattttcaaagtTCATgctaataaaattattactttATGTCAAAATccaaaacaaaaaatgaattttttatctgTAGGTATGGAAAATTATCTAAAGATTTTTCGTCtcattaatgaaaatacttctaataatattgaagggaaagaaaatgacaaaagttatttatataatgaaaaaccatttatgaataataaagatGAAGATAGTAGTAGTGATGacgaaaaagaaaaaataaattcgaataaaaatacaattagATTTAAAGAAATCGATTACTATAATTTAACAGATAAAGTAAGTTGTGCTATGTATTCACCAAATGgtcaatatatatgtatagggtatttaaataatttaattgaAGTATTATATAGCGATACTTTGAAATTACATTTAACTTTATATGGACATAGTTTACCAATAACATGCATGGATATATCTAAagataacaaaatattagcTTCAAGTTCTTCagataaatttttatttatttggaATTTAGAATATGgtagtataaataaaagattaCATATTAATTGTGATGTACTaactaaaataaaattttttaatgagACAAACAATTTGATAAGTATATCATCTGatggatatataaaaatgtggGACGCTATTAAATTTCAATGTATATGTACAATTGATGGTAGATTCGGCAACCTCACTTCTTTAATTATCAATTTAGATGataacttttttattacttcGGGTAGCCATAAAAGTATACGATGTTGGAAAAGAGGAGatgatttaatatttttagaagaagaaaaagaaaaagaattaaatttagaaatagaaaaagaaGCTACTAGAAATGATTTATCATATCCATCTTCtatcgaaaaaaatgttatattaaacaaagcaacaataaaaacaattgaAGTTATAAAATCAAGTGAAAAATTAATCGAATATTTAGATATTGTAGAAGAAGAAATAACATTGTTAGaaacatattataaaaatttaacaGAATATCAAGAAgccaaaataaaaaatgaattaccTAATTTTGTAGAACCTCCAAATAAACCTAATTCAAGACCTGAATTATTAAATCAAAATCCATATGAATTTATTGTTAAATTAATGtgtaatattaaaaataatattttaaatgaaatattaatttcttTGCCATTTGcttatgcatataaattattaatttatatgaaaacatatttaatgtcattttatttttttcaaaaaattcaagaaaattataataaatatttggtATGTGGAAGTTTTAATTTCCATGTAGAATatgttattaatattattttgtcaattataaatatttacagAAATCAGTTTTTATTTGACACAAATTTCcgatttcttttatatgaattacACCAATTAATTATTCCaaatcttaaaaaaaacgcAGATATATGTACATTTAATCAAACAactttgaattttttatccAACGCAATTGATgatgatgaaataaa